One window from the genome of Candidatus Hydrogenedentota bacterium encodes:
- a CDS encoding family 78 glycoside hydrolase catalytic domain yields MSIMHKVALLAVVPMIFCAVGAASQRPVHQLRCENLINPQGIDRPLPRLSWKLVPGSRGLAQSAYQVIVSKVEASATADTETILWDSDKVASGQSSYVRYGGEPLTCGTQCSWKVRIWDHEDKVSDWSESAQFSVGPITLDDWKGTWIGADWIENNQGALPLLRKTVNLAEAPAQALIHVCALGYYELYVNGHKVGDDVLSPAVSDYGKRGLYLSHDIAPLLQSGKNCIGLWLGRGWATGVLEPVSTQGSVVKAQLDILNKDGSAQQIITDDSWTIHPSHIMPIGKGTSGDYGGELIEPAKEIKGWSEADFDDSDWAAATVRNITTPLIEAQMMETNRLQDEVFPISVIPFDDGFLVDMGRNYTGWFELRMPEELKAGDTIEFSYADKQFPDGTFQTYRQRDTYVARGGGGEYFRNRFNYHAFRFALIKGLPRAPKLNEMKGNLICTDYQRAATFTSDNALLNEIYDMTLWTHRCLSLGGYTVDCPHRERLGYGGDSGTSMETAMLNFKSAPFYGKWAGDWWLSQAENGDLPHTAPDSQEAGGGPVWCGFVITMPWMVYLSYGDQEILEKGWPVMKKWLAFIETKMGDGILQPYSGIGCSSMNWSFLGDWVPPGRKQGKDRVDDYSTLFFNNCYLVHCLQLASKIGAVLGESDASERYAEQAETLAARLHEKFLNPDGATYANGEQSYLAMPLLFQITPESSRAKVFEALEKDIVETHQGHLNTGMHGNYYMARLFIDEHRNDLLTMIHTKDTYPSYGYMIKNGATTIWEEWDGDNSQIHNTMISLGMWFIRGLAGIQVDEAQPGFKHFIAAPGIDSGLREVSATHESEYGLISSAWIHDAKGLQYNLDVPPNSTATVVLPAAQMASVEESAKPVAQQQGITNLSCEDGFFRCDVVSGSYRFTVSKN; encoded by the coding sequence ATGTCTATCATGCATAAAGTTGCGCTGTTGGCTGTTGTTCCCATGATATTCTGCGCCGTTGGGGCCGCGTCACAAAGGCCTGTTCACCAATTGCGTTGTGAAAATTTAATCAACCCCCAAGGCATTGATCGGCCCCTGCCGCGTCTGTCTTGGAAGCTGGTTCCCGGTTCCCGTGGATTGGCGCAATCGGCCTATCAGGTGATCGTTTCTAAAGTGGAAGCTTCCGCAACCGCTGATACGGAGACGATTTTATGGGATTCAGATAAGGTCGCTTCCGGTCAATCCTCCTATGTCAGGTATGGCGGTGAGCCCTTAACCTGTGGTACGCAATGCAGCTGGAAAGTGCGCATTTGGGATCATGAGGATAAGGTATCGGATTGGAGCGAATCCGCCCAATTTTCAGTGGGCCCCATCACCTTAGACGATTGGAAAGGAACGTGGATCGGCGCTGATTGGATTGAAAACAACCAGGGCGCGTTGCCGCTGCTTCGCAAAACAGTGAACTTAGCCGAAGCGCCTGCTCAGGCGCTTATCCATGTGTGCGCCTTGGGTTATTATGAATTATATGTGAATGGGCACAAGGTTGGCGACGATGTGTTAAGCCCTGCCGTTTCGGATTATGGAAAACGAGGGCTTTATTTGAGCCACGACATTGCGCCCTTGCTCCAGTCCGGTAAAAACTGTATCGGCTTGTGGCTCGGACGGGGCTGGGCAACCGGTGTTTTGGAACCCGTTTCCACCCAAGGTTCCGTTGTAAAAGCGCAGCTGGACATCCTTAACAAGGACGGTTCAGCACAGCAGATTATTACAGACGATTCCTGGACGATCCACCCCAGTCATATCATGCCCATAGGCAAGGGAACGAGTGGTGATTATGGCGGTGAATTGATAGAACCTGCCAAAGAAATAAAGGGATGGAGTGAAGCAGATTTTGACGATAGCGATTGGGCGGCCGCCACCGTCAGAAATATTACAACACCCCTCATTGAAGCGCAAATGATGGAAACGAACCGACTCCAAGATGAAGTCTTTCCCATTTCAGTCATCCCCTTTGACGATGGTTTCTTAGTGGATATGGGCCGCAATTATACGGGATGGTTTGAACTGCGTATGCCCGAAGAACTTAAAGCGGGGGATACAATTGAGTTTAGTTATGCAGACAAACAGTTTCCCGACGGTACCTTTCAAACCTATCGGCAGCGAGATACCTATGTGGCGCGCGGCGGCGGCGGCGAATATTTCCGAAACCGTTTCAATTACCACGCCTTTCGCTTTGCGTTGATTAAAGGATTGCCCCGTGCCCCCAAATTGAATGAAATGAAAGGCAATCTCATTTGTACCGATTATCAACGAGCGGCCACATTCACGTCCGACAATGCGCTCCTCAACGAAATCTATGATATGACCCTTTGGACGCACCGTTGTTTGAGCCTGGGCGGCTATACCGTGGATTGCCCCCATCGTGAACGGCTTGGCTATGGCGGCGATTCGGGGACTTCCATGGAAACGGCAATGCTGAATTTTAAAAGTGCGCCTTTCTATGGAAAGTGGGCAGGAGACTGGTGGCTTTCTCAGGCAGAAAATGGTGATTTGCCCCATACTGCGCCGGACTCCCAAGAAGCCGGTGGCGGACCCGTATGGTGCGGCTTTGTGATCACGATGCCGTGGATGGTCTATCTGTCCTATGGCGATCAGGAAATATTGGAGAAAGGCTGGCCTGTCATGAAAAAATGGCTTGCCTTCATTGAGACCAAGATGGGGGACGGCATCTTACAACCCTATTCCGGTATCGGCTGCAGCAGTATGAATTGGAGTTTCTTGGGCGACTGGGTGCCGCCGGGGCGCAAACAAGGCAAAGACCGCGTAGACGACTATTCAACCTTGTTCTTTAACAACTGTTATCTTGTGCATTGTCTTCAACTCGCTTCAAAAATAGGCGCTGTATTGGGTGAAAGTGACGCCTCCGAACGCTACGCAGAGCAAGCCGAAACATTGGCTGCCCGACTGCACGAAAAATTCCTTAACCCCGATGGCGCTACCTACGCAAATGGAGAACAAAGCTATCTCGCTATGCCGCTCTTGTTTCAGATTACCCCGGAAAGCAGTCGGGCCAAGGTCTTCGAAGCCCTAGAAAAGGACATTGTAGAAACCCATCAAGGACATCTGAATACAGGGATGCACGGCAATTACTATATGGCAAGACTCTTTATCGATGAGCATCGAAATGACTTGTTGACCATGATTCATACGAAAGATACCTATCCCAGTTATGGGTACATGATTAAAAATGGCGCAACAACGATTTGGGAAGAATGGGACGGCGACAACTCGCAGATCCACAACACCATGATTTCCCTGGGTATGTGGTTCATACGCGGCCTCGCCGGTATCCAAGTGGATGAAGCACAGCCGGGATTTAAACATTTCATCGCAGCGCCCGGAATTGATAGCGGGTTGCGAGAAGTGTCCGCTACCCATGAAAGCGAATACGGCTTAATTTCCAGTGCGTGGATTCATGACGCCAAAGGGCTGCAATATAACTTGGACGTACCGCCAAACAGCACGGCCACCGTTGTTTTGCCTGCCGCACAGATGGCATCCGTAGAGGAAAGTGCTAAGCCTGTCGCACAACAACAGGGCATTACCAACCTTTCCTGTGAAGACGGTTTCTTCCGCTGCGACGTGGTGTCAGGAAGCTATCGGTTTACAGTCTCTAAAAATTAA